TCCGCGTGGTGGGCCAAGGCTCTGGACACGAAGATCGCCCAGGACTTCGACGGTGAATTCGTCATCGTCGCAGCCACACCCCTGGCGCTCGGCTTCCAGCGGGTCACCGAGCCCCGGCAGGCGAAGAATCGCATCCACGTCGACTTCCACACAGAGGATCGGCATGCCGAGGTGGACCGGCTGGTGGCGATGGGAGCCTCCGCTGGGGAAGAGCACTCGATCGGTCCCCTGACATGGACCGTCCTGCAGGACCCCGAAGGAAACGAGTTCTGCGTGGCAGGCTGACCCCCGCGCAGACAGCAGGCGCGGAAGCGCTGATCGCGGGTGTGGCACCTGTCGCGATGCCACACCCGCGATCACCTGCACGACCCGGCGCCAGGCCTGTCACCGATCCCCGTTCAACAGCGCGTAAATGAACATGTCAATGAACATGTCGCTGCCCGCGTTACGCACCGGCCGCCCACCGGGATCCGACCATCGCAGCACGCATTCACAGCTCCAATGCTCAGACCGACCACGTTCACCCTCGGATTTCGTGGGCAACCGGGATGCATGAATGCACGCGCGTTGACTCTTCGGAGCAGGTTCACGGCACGTCGGGCAGCCCGCAGTTCGGTCGTGGAGACCGGAGCGCGCTGGGGACTGGCGGCACGGGGCGTCATCTACCTTCTCATCGGCATCATCGCGCTCCAGGTGGCGACCGGCTCCGGCTCCGGTGAGGAGGCCGACCGCTCCGGCGCACTGGAGACACTCGGAGGACAGCCGTTCGGCGCCGCCGTGTTGTGGGCGCTCGGTATCGGGCTGATCGGCATGGTGCTCTGGCGATTGTCGGAGGCCTTGTTCGGCGCGGCCGGACCGGACGGTGGGAAGGCTCACAAACGCGCCTTGTCGGCGGTGCGTTGTGTCTTCTACGCAACGGTCGCCTACTCGGTGCTCGCCTTCACAGTGGGCGAGAGCGGCGCTGGTTCCAGCGACCGCCAGTCGCGGGACCTGACGGCACGCGCGCTGGAGCTGCCGGGCGGCCAGTGGATCGTGGGCGCCGTAGGCTCCGGCATCGCGGGTGCGGGGCTGTGGATCGGCGTACGCGCGGCTCTGCGCAAGTATCACAAGCACCTCAAGACCGGCGAGATGAGCCGCCGGGTGCGGCAGGTGGTGGACACATGCGGAGTCGCCGGAGGTGTGGCGCGCGGCCTGGTGTTCGCGGTGGCCGGCGGTTTCGCCGTTCGGGCGGCGGTCATGTACGACCCCGATGAGGCCAAGGGGCTGGACGACACCCTGCGTACCTTCGCGGCCGCGGCTGCGGGTCCATGGCTGATGATGGCCACAGCCGCAGGTCTTGCGCTGTTCGGTGTGTTCTCGTTCTGCATGGCCCGCTGGCGAGCGGTCTGACAGCCCGGGTCAGGCGTTCACCACGGGATCCTGATCCCGCTCGAGCAGCCGGGTGCGCAGCAGGTCGAGCACCTGGTCCGGTGCTGCTCGTGTCGGCTGGCCGGGCTCGTCGATGAGGTGTTCCGTCAGGACGGAGTGCGGCGGCAGGACGGCTTCGGGGTTGGCTGACTCGCCACCGGGTTCGACGGCGGTGAAGGCGCCGCCGAGCTCCCGGCGCAGGAGTGCGGGCACAGTCGCCATGGATGTCATGTACGGCGGGCGCCGCCGCTGACGAGGGGGAGCCTGGCCGTGGCGCCCGATACGGCGCGCAAGAGCGTGGCACCCGCGAGTACCAGCAGGGAGACAGGCGGGCCGACCCAGCGCATCAGTCCTTCGCGCAGGTCGGGGTCCACGTCGATCGTCACACTGACGTACTTGCTGTGCAGCGTGGTGCCCTTCGGAGGGCGGGCCGTGCTGTCCCCGCCGCGCTCCAGAGCCGCCCGATACCTGTCCTTGCGCTCCGTCATGCCGCTTCCTGACGCTTGATCAGTTCCTCTGCGAGATCCATGTAGGCCGAGCCCTTCGCCCGTACGGGGCTGCCGAAGGACTGGGAATACAGGTCGAGCCGTGCGATCTGGGTGTCGAACACCGTGAAACCCCACTCGGTGAGCGCCTCACGGGCGTCCGCGTCGGGCCCGGTGCGGGTGGCATCAGGGCGGTTGGTGCGGTTCAGCAGGACCACCGCCCTCGCCGGCTCGGGGCGCAGCGACTGCACCTCTTCCATCTCGACACGGATGGGTGCCATCCGGTCCAGCTCGATGGGGGCAGGAGTCACCGGAATGATCCACTCGCTCGCGTATCGCATGACGCTGCGTGTGATGCGGGCATGGTCCTCCATCTGCGGCGCATCGAGCACCACGGCCTGCCGCCTTCCCAGGAAGTCGTTCACCCTGCGGTGGACGTCGCCCACCGGCAGGGCGATGACGGGGAACGGGAAGCCGTCCGCGAGCTCGCTCCAGCGCAGCGCGGACGAGGCGGGGTCGCTGTCCACCAACAGCGGCGAGTGGCCCGACTCATGGAGGGCGTGTGCCAGCCAGACGGCACTGGTCGTCTTACCCACTCCGGGCTTGAGGTTCACGAATGCACAGCTCAGCGGCACGGAATTACGTTAACCGGCCTGGGTGTCCACGGAGGGGCGACGCGAGTGGGAAGCACCGCCATTCACCCGCAAGCAGTCAGCCGGGGCGAATGCGGCCGCTACTTGGATCCGGAGCGGCGGGGCGGAAGCATCATGAGCGGGTAGTCCTCCGTCGGGTGCGGGTGGGCGGCCGGCCATTGGGTGAAAGTGCTACGGAAGCCGTCGTCGTTGTGGCGCGCACGGTCGTAGATGGACCGAAGGACCGGGACACGGGAGGAATCGGCCGCGAGGTCCGTGCCGGCGCCTGCCAGGAGGTACCGGCGCCGCAGGATGCCGTCGAGCCGAACCTGCCTGGCGTTCTTGGTCATGTCGCACATGGCCATGAAGGTGGTGGTGCGGCCGCGGCCCTCCCGGCAGTGGATGCGGAGCCGGCCGCCCGAGGGCGGGGCGCAGGCAAGCGCGACAAGGGCGTCGGCGATCCGGGGCGCCGGCATACGGCAGTCGGGCACCGGAAGGTAGCGGTAGGCGAAGCCAAGCAGGGTGACGGTCTCCCCGCAACTAATGGTCAGAAAGCGTGCTCGGCGACTGCTAGTGTCACTGACTCACCAAAACCGAACAACCGCCCGAAGGATCGTGTGTGACCACTCCCCCTCCGACCGACGCCCAGCACGCCGCGGGACAGCCATCGGCCCGTCATGATCCGTGGGGTCCGCGGCCGTCGACGCCGACCGTCGTGCCTGGGGTGCCGTACTCGGCTCTGCCGCCGCAGCCGCAGCCGCACAACTCGATGGGTATCACGGCTCTGGTGCTCGGCACGGTCGGCGCAGTACTCGGCATGGTCGTCATCCTGTTCTGGATGGCGTGGCTGCCGGCTCTGCTGGCTGTGATCTTCGGCTTCATCGGGCTCGGCCATGCGCGGAAGGGACGCGCGACGAACCGCGGAATGGCTCTGGCGGGTGTC
This DNA window, taken from Streptomyces sp. SCSIO 30461, encodes the following:
- a CDS encoding ParA family protein, encoding MPLSCAFVNLKPGVGKTTSAVWLAHALHESGHSPLLVDSDPASSALRWSELADGFPFPVIALPVGDVHRRVNDFLGRRQAVVLDAPQMEDHARITRSVMRYASEWIIPVTPAPIELDRMAPIRVEMEEVQSLRPEPARAVVLLNRTNRPDATRTGPDADAREALTEWGFTVFDTQIARLDLYSQSFGSPVRAKGSAYMDLAEELIKRQEAA
- a CDS encoding VOC family protein codes for the protein MTLDPKMITIDCADPRALSAWWAKALDTKIAQDFDGEFVIVAATPLALGFQRVTEPRQAKNRIHVDFHTEDRHAEVDRLVAMGASAGEEHSIGPLTWTVLQDPEGNEFCVAG
- a CDS encoding DUF1206 domain-containing protein, translating into MNARALTLRSRFTARRAARSSVVETGARWGLAARGVIYLLIGIIALQVATGSGSGEEADRSGALETLGGQPFGAAVLWALGIGLIGMVLWRLSEALFGAAGPDGGKAHKRALSAVRCVFYATVAYSVLAFTVGESGAGSSDRQSRDLTARALELPGGQWIVGAVGSGIAGAGLWIGVRAALRKYHKHLKTGEMSRRVRQVVDTCGVAGGVARGLVFAVAGGFAVRAAVMYDPDEAKGLDDTLRTFAAAAAGPWLMMATAAGLALFGVFSFCMARWRAV